In one Mycobacterium heckeshornense genomic region, the following are encoded:
- a CDS encoding SDR family oxidoreductase, with amino-acid sequence MRDRSLKDRVVVVTGASRGIGREIAVRVAADGARVALIAKTDAPHPKITGTLAETAEAVRAAGGQPLPVKCDVRDADAVGAAIGAVAEKFGAIDVVVNNAGALDLRSTPQLPPASFERLLAINVKGPFAVVRAAFEHLRRSQNAHIVNISPPVNLHPSWVGAHVGHTVGKYAESLLTLGWAAEFASVPIAVNSLWPATTVASTGMIAALGEAAVRCQARGPQIMADAVHALVTRPSADCTGNFFTDEQVLRDEGIEDFSHYRLAAREEDLTPNFYLSTTPLPTA; translated from the coding sequence GTGCGGGACCGCAGCCTCAAGGACCGCGTCGTCGTGGTCACCGGCGCCAGCCGGGGCATAGGACGCGAGATTGCGGTCCGGGTGGCGGCCGACGGCGCCAGGGTCGCGCTGATCGCCAAGACCGATGCACCCCATCCCAAGATCACCGGCACTCTGGCCGAGACGGCCGAGGCGGTCCGCGCGGCCGGTGGCCAGCCACTGCCGGTGAAGTGTGACGTTCGTGATGCCGACGCCGTCGGCGCCGCCATCGGTGCAGTGGCCGAGAAGTTCGGAGCCATCGACGTCGTGGTCAACAACGCGGGGGCCCTGGATTTGCGCAGCACCCCGCAGCTGCCGCCGGCGAGCTTCGAGCGGCTGCTGGCGATCAATGTCAAGGGGCCATTCGCGGTGGTCCGGGCCGCGTTCGAGCATTTGCGGCGTTCGCAGAATGCGCACATCGTTAACATCTCCCCACCGGTGAACCTGCATCCTTCTTGGGTCGGGGCACATGTGGGGCACACCGTCGGCAAGTACGCTGAGAGCCTGTTGACGCTCGGGTGGGCCGCAGAGTTCGCTTCGGTGCCGATCGCGGTCAACTCGCTGTGGCCGGCGACCACCGTGGCGAGCACCGGGATGATAGCCGCGCTGGGAGAGGCGGCGGTACGTTGCCAGGCCCGCGGTCCGCAGATCATGGCCGATGCCGTGCATGCTCTGGTGACCCGGCCGTCCGCCGATTGCACGGGCAACTTCTTCACCGACGAACAAGTGCTCCGCGACGAGGGTATCGAAGACTTCTCGCATTATCGGCTGGCTGCGCGCGAAGAAGACCTCACGCCGAACTTCTACCTGTCGACGACACCGCTGCCTACCGCGTAA
- a CDS encoding Zn-ribbon domain-containing OB-fold protein produces MTEIVGIGTYLPPWSKGGRRVKGPDEDAVTMAVAAGRAADPTGSAKRVVMVSRDFPLLEGDNGAVLLAGLSLPADVPVTEVLGGAPAVLDQIIAGVDGMLVVAADDSDTAVGAAAVLIGGSGATLTAVARQTRSLPMQLRTGDGRRHTYTDPRLQREVGVKSTLARLGVTGTPAVAAVAGVKAAQLGHRFDVSAAVEEPATSAAAVIRVIAEAIDNDKAGMVLAVEQSSVTAAELCLGARPPRITRDEAPARELPVFRIAEGTGIPISLPAYARAFESKLRWQAAVFDQQPGIDGSPVFPPRVRVDSAGGLATDYRLEALPRTGTVYTQATVQFPVPDLPSPYSLAVVQLDDSPVRVLLKVTGVPAGEVSIGESGSVVLRRIATRAGIPDYGYAFWPGKQLPQGASA; encoded by the coding sequence ATGACGGAGATCGTCGGGATTGGCACATATCTGCCTCCCTGGAGCAAAGGCGGCCGCCGGGTCAAGGGGCCCGACGAAGACGCGGTGACGATGGCGGTGGCAGCCGGGCGGGCCGCTGATCCCACGGGATCGGCCAAGCGTGTGGTTATGGTGTCGCGCGACTTCCCGCTGCTCGAAGGCGACAACGGTGCGGTGTTGCTGGCCGGACTGTCGTTGCCGGCTGATGTGCCGGTGACCGAGGTGCTTGGCGGTGCACCGGCCGTTCTTGACCAGATCATCGCGGGCGTCGACGGCATGCTCGTGGTCGCCGCCGATGACTCGGACACTGCCGTGGGCGCCGCAGCGGTGCTGATCGGCGGATCTGGTGCGACACTTACGGCAGTCGCGCGCCAAACCAGAAGCCTGCCTATGCAGCTCCGCACCGGTGATGGCCGCCGGCACACCTACACCGACCCTCGGCTGCAGCGCGAGGTCGGCGTCAAGTCCACGCTGGCGCGACTGGGAGTGACCGGCACCCCGGCCGTTGCGGCGGTGGCCGGTGTGAAGGCGGCGCAGCTCGGTCATCGTTTCGATGTTTCCGCGGCGGTCGAGGAGCCCGCGACCTCGGCGGCTGCGGTGATCCGCGTGATCGCCGAGGCCATCGACAACGACAAGGCCGGCATGGTGCTTGCGGTCGAGCAGTCGAGCGTTACTGCTGCCGAGCTATGCCTCGGCGCACGACCGCCGCGCATTACCCGCGACGAAGCCCCTGCCCGAGAATTACCTGTATTTCGGATCGCCGAAGGCACCGGGATCCCGATCTCATTGCCGGCGTACGCTCGCGCTTTCGAATCCAAACTTCGTTGGCAGGCAGCGGTTTTCGACCAACAGCCGGGTATCGACGGTTCGCCGGTGTTCCCGCCGCGGGTCCGCGTGGACTCCGCTGGCGGCCTGGCCACCGACTACCGGCTGGAAGCGCTGCCGCGCACCGGCACGGTCTACACGCAGGCGACGGTCCAGTTCCCGGTGCCCGATCTACCCAGCCCGTATTCGCTGGCGGTGGTGCAGCTCGACGACAGTCCGGTGCGCGTGCTGCTCAAAGTCACCGGTGTGCCGGCCGGCGAGGTCAGCATCGGGGAGTCGGGTTCGGTGGTGTTGCGCAGGATCGCCACCCGCGCCGGCATCCCGGACTACGGTTACGCGTTCTGGCCGGGTAAGCAACTCCCACAAGGAGCGTCCGCATGA
- a CDS encoding thiolase C-terminal domain-containing protein, with protein sequence MRRVAIVGAGMTPFAEHFELGIKDLVPMAYAECVAHVDKGIDKSEIQAAWFGELSTTDGFPSGILADTLDLVDIPVTRIENACATGNDAIRNGTIAVASGLYDVVLVVGADKVRETATDTTFWEWAAFTRDSAWDYPLGLVAPANFALHVNRYLHESPATKEHMAMVAVKNHYHALKNPKAQLRYEITVEQVLAAPIVVDPFGLYDCTPQSDGAAAVILAAEDVVDRYTDRPVWVRGVGIGMDRVMHQHKADMTTFPPTVRAAKAAMTMAGVTPHDVDVAEVHDCFTGVELISYEDLGFASRFEAYKLVEAGETYVGGSIPVNPSGGLKAKGHPPGATGVAQCYELFNQLRGEAENQVDGARIALAHNVGGPTAVSAVTILSIDKD encoded by the coding sequence ATGAGAAGAGTTGCCATCGTTGGCGCCGGAATGACGCCGTTCGCCGAGCATTTCGAACTTGGGATCAAGGATTTGGTGCCGATGGCATACGCCGAGTGCGTGGCACATGTCGACAAGGGCATCGACAAGTCGGAGATCCAGGCCGCCTGGTTCGGGGAACTGTCCACCACCGACGGCTTCCCGTCGGGCATCCTGGCCGACACCCTTGATCTCGTCGACATCCCCGTCACCCGCATCGAGAATGCCTGCGCCACCGGCAATGACGCGATCCGCAACGGAACAATAGCCGTCGCGTCGGGGCTGTATGACGTGGTGCTCGTGGTCGGCGCGGACAAGGTGCGCGAGACCGCGACCGATACCACGTTCTGGGAATGGGCGGCGTTTACCCGCGATAGCGCGTGGGATTATCCGCTGGGTCTGGTGGCCCCGGCCAACTTTGCGCTACATGTTAACCGCTACCTGCACGAATCGCCGGCCACCAAAGAGCACATGGCGATGGTGGCCGTCAAGAACCATTACCACGCGCTGAAGAACCCCAAAGCCCAACTACGTTACGAGATCACCGTCGAGCAGGTGCTGGCCGCGCCGATCGTGGTCGACCCGTTCGGGTTGTATGACTGCACGCCGCAAAGCGACGGCGCCGCGGCGGTGATCCTGGCCGCCGAAGACGTGGTCGATCGCTACACCGATCGGCCAGTGTGGGTGCGCGGCGTGGGGATTGGCATGGATCGGGTGATGCACCAGCACAAGGCGGACATGACCACCTTTCCGCCGACGGTACGCGCCGCCAAGGCCGCGATGACCATGGCCGGGGTGACCCCGCATGACGTCGACGTCGCCGAGGTCCACGACTGTTTCACCGGCGTCGAGCTGATCAGCTACGAAGACCTCGGCTTCGCCAGCCGGTTCGAGGCGTACAAACTGGTCGAGGCCGGCGAGACCTACGTCGGCGGCTCCATCCCGGTCAACCCGAGCGGAGGGCTGAAGGCCAAGGGACATCCGCCCGGAGCCACCGGGGTGGCGCAGTGCTATGAACTGTTCAACCAGCTTCGCGGCGAGGCCGAGAACCAGGTTGACGGCGCGCGAATAGCTTTGGCGCACAATGTCGGCGGTCCCACCGCGGTGTCGGCCGTGACCATTCTCTCGATTGACAAAGACTGA
- a CDS encoding enoyl-CoA hydratase/isomerase family protein → MTTSQVATLPGYEAFAPSLLVEKIGAVHVVSINRPEAFNAVDEAVHKAMTGIWRVLLNDDDVRAVVTTGVGKAFSAGGDMVMFGRLIENAEARAEQIADARTVFTELINFGKPLVSAVNGPAVGLGCSIALLSDLLVMGESSYLADPHVAVGLTAGDGGAAMLPLLIGMMKAKEYVLLGDKITAPIAKELNLVTRVVADDKVLEEALGLGERLAALPAQAVRSSKIALNMHLSRAALGVLEYALAAEYTSFSTQEFKDRVAAFRARANK, encoded by the coding sequence ATGACCACGTCACAAGTTGCGACCCTGCCCGGTTACGAGGCCTTTGCCCCTTCGCTATTGGTCGAAAAGATCGGCGCGGTGCACGTGGTCAGCATCAACCGGCCGGAAGCGTTCAACGCCGTCGACGAAGCGGTGCACAAGGCGATGACCGGCATTTGGCGGGTGCTGCTCAACGATGACGATGTCCGGGCTGTGGTGACAACCGGTGTCGGCAAGGCATTCTCGGCAGGCGGGGACATGGTGATGTTCGGCCGGCTGATTGAAAACGCCGAGGCGCGGGCCGAACAGATCGCCGATGCGCGCACGGTTTTCACCGAGTTGATCAACTTCGGCAAGCCGCTGGTGTCTGCGGTCAACGGGCCCGCGGTCGGACTGGGTTGCTCGATCGCGCTGCTGTCGGATCTGTTGGTGATGGGGGAGAGCAGCTATCTCGCCGATCCGCACGTCGCTGTCGGGCTGACGGCGGGCGACGGTGGCGCAGCGATGCTGCCGCTGCTGATCGGCATGATGAAGGCCAAGGAGTATGTGCTGCTCGGCGACAAGATCACCGCGCCGATCGCCAAGGAATTGAACCTCGTCACCCGGGTGGTCGCCGATGACAAGGTGCTGGAGGAGGCGCTGGGCCTGGGTGAGCGGCTCGCTGCCCTGCCCGCGCAGGCGGTGCGGTCCTCCAAGATCGCGCTGAACATGCACCTGAGCCGCGCGGCGCTGGGAGTCCTGGAGTACGCCTTGGCCGCGGAGTACACGTCGTTCTCGACCCAGGAATTCAAGGACCGGGTGGCAGCCTTTCGGGCGCGTGCCAACAAATAA
- a CDS encoding PaaI family thioesterase, whose amino-acid sequence MSARPEHHWAPQPDIETPDTLLRRFAIDVVDADVAGATATMSMPIAGMRNPFTGLPTIGPLAILVDAVSGLVNHFRREIDEWTVSSELALELSPEGSELATADPDVPVTATGRPLGPRGSSSLSFCTLTCGDVVIGGATVRSYFIPTDDVTLEGPADSLVKTAHTPLAELMAVTIKPTTDGTRVLSQGVDPILNNAIGVINGGVASAGLELAASAATNSRGGPPMRTASVRVNFLRPFYAGERSRYEATPLRIGRGTAVADAVALGDDGRVAVAARVTAYR is encoded by the coding sequence ATGAGCGCTCGGCCCGAACACCACTGGGCCCCCCAGCCCGACATCGAAACACCCGACACGCTGCTGCGGCGGTTCGCTATCGACGTTGTGGACGCCGACGTCGCCGGTGCCACGGCCACCATGTCGATGCCGATCGCCGGGATGCGCAACCCGTTCACCGGCCTGCCGACGATCGGGCCGCTAGCCATCCTGGTTGATGCTGTCAGCGGCCTGGTCAACCACTTCCGACGAGAGATCGACGAATGGACTGTGTCTAGCGAGTTGGCGCTGGAACTCAGCCCCGAAGGCAGCGAGCTTGCAACGGCCGATCCGGACGTGCCGGTGACGGCAACCGGGCGCCCGCTGGGCCCCAGAGGCTCCAGTTCATTGTCGTTCTGCACGCTCACCTGCGGCGACGTGGTGATAGGGGGGGCCACGGTGCGGTCATATTTCATCCCGACCGACGACGTGACCTTAGAGGGCCCGGCCGACAGTTTGGTCAAAACCGCCCACACCCCGCTGGCCGAGCTGATGGCCGTGACCATCAAGCCGACGACAGACGGTACGCGGGTGCTGTCGCAAGGCGTCGATCCGATCCTGAACAACGCGATCGGCGTCATCAACGGCGGAGTCGCCTCGGCCGGCCTGGAGCTGGCGGCGTCGGCAGCCACCAACAGCCGCGGCGGCCCACCGATGCGCACCGCCTCGGTGCGGGTGAATTTCCTGCGCCCCTTCTACGCCGGGGAGCGCTCCCGCTACGAAGCCACACCGCTGCGGATCGGCCGGGGCACCGCGGTCGCCGACGCCGTGGCCCTCGGGGACGATGGCAGGGTCGCGGTCGCGGCACGCGTCACCGCCTACCGCTGA
- a CDS encoding FadR/GntR family transcriptional regulator produces MEVNSLREPKMAERVATVLRRMMVRGELAEGTMLPPESELMERFGVSRPTLREAFRVLESESLINVERGVRGGARVTRPRRQTLARYAGLILEYEGVTLKDVYDARVTIEVPVVVQLATKRNPAVIAELEEIVEAESQLEPGTEAVDQLTDFHAAISRLSENKTLQMINEMLHHIIEKANRSLQPTTGARAEQAARKSAKTHRMIVDMIKAGEAERAGELWSRHLRKAEEFLFTGAELSTVVDLLE; encoded by the coding sequence GTGGAGGTCAACAGCCTTCGGGAACCGAAGATGGCCGAACGGGTGGCCACCGTGCTGCGCCGCATGATGGTCCGCGGCGAACTCGCCGAAGGCACCATGCTGCCACCGGAATCCGAGCTGATGGAGCGGTTCGGCGTCTCCCGGCCCACGCTACGGGAAGCGTTTCGGGTACTGGAGTCCGAATCACTGATCAACGTCGAGCGCGGGGTGCGCGGTGGTGCGCGAGTCACCCGCCCGCGGCGCCAGACGCTGGCCCGCTACGCCGGCCTGATCCTCGAGTACGAGGGCGTCACATTAAAGGACGTCTACGACGCCCGGGTGACCATCGAAGTGCCCGTGGTCGTGCAGCTTGCCACGAAGCGGAACCCTGCCGTGATCGCCGAGCTCGAGGAGATCGTCGAGGCCGAAAGCCAGCTTGAGCCGGGCACCGAAGCCGTCGACCAACTAACCGACTTCCACGCCGCTATCTCCCGGCTCTCGGAGAACAAGACACTGCAGATGATCAACGAGATGCTGCACCACATCATCGAGAAGGCCAACCGATCACTGCAGCCGACCACCGGCGCCCGCGCCGAGCAGGCGGCGCGGAAGTCGGCCAAAACCCACCGGATGATCGTGGACATGATCAAGGCCGGCGAGGCCGAGCGCGCCGGCGAGCTGTGGAGCCGACATCTGCGAAAAGCCGAGGAGTTTTTGTTCACTGGCGCCGAGTTGTCGACGGTCGTCGACCTGCTGGAATGA
- a CDS encoding acyl-CoA dehydrogenase family protein translates to MRRNIFEQVHEDFRATAREYFERECAPYVEKWERDGKVSREAWRAAGEHGLIGWALPEKYGGLGVTDYRFNQIMAEEFFATGSVGLGFGVANDILVPYLNDLTTEEQKQRWLPKFIAGEHIGSIAMSEPAAGSDLAGIKTTARDEGDHWVVNGQKTFISNGLLSTLVLTAVKTDPAAGHRGISLLMIEEGMPGFTRGRKLDKIGQHSADTAELFFDNVRVPKENLVGELNRGFYHLVSHLATERLGVACYAVPAARRALELTKAYARERTAFGQPIGKFQVNRHFIAEMQTKLDVAQTYLDQCVLSANDGTLTDEDAAGLKWWTSEIQWEIVDRCLQMHGGYGYINEYEVARLWRDSRVQRLYAGTTEIMKDLMGRAMGY, encoded by the coding sequence TTGCGCCGCAACATCTTTGAACAGGTCCACGAGGACTTCCGGGCAACTGCGCGGGAATACTTCGAGCGCGAATGTGCCCCGTATGTCGAAAAATGGGAGCGCGATGGCAAGGTCAGCCGCGAAGCCTGGCGCGCTGCGGGCGAGCACGGGTTGATTGGGTGGGCGCTGCCGGAGAAATACGGCGGCCTCGGCGTCACCGACTACCGGTTTAACCAGATCATGGCCGAGGAATTCTTCGCCACCGGCTCAGTCGGCCTTGGGTTCGGCGTGGCGAACGACATCCTGGTGCCCTACCTCAACGACTTGACCACCGAGGAACAGAAGCAACGCTGGCTGCCCAAATTCATTGCCGGAGAGCACATCGGCTCGATCGCGATGTCTGAGCCGGCCGCCGGCTCAGACCTGGCAGGCATTAAAACCACCGCCCGCGACGAAGGCGACCATTGGGTGGTCAACGGTCAGAAGACGTTCATCAGCAACGGTCTGCTGTCCACGCTGGTGCTGACCGCGGTCAAGACCGATCCCGCTGCGGGGCACAGAGGAATCAGCCTGCTGATGATCGAAGAAGGCATGCCCGGCTTCACCCGTGGCCGCAAGCTCGACAAGATCGGTCAGCACTCCGCCGACACCGCCGAATTGTTCTTCGACAACGTCCGAGTACCGAAAGAAAACCTTGTCGGCGAGCTCAATCGCGGCTTCTACCATCTGGTCTCACACCTGGCGACCGAACGGTTGGGGGTGGCCTGTTACGCCGTCCCGGCGGCGCGCAGGGCGCTCGAATTGACCAAGGCCTACGCACGTGAACGCACCGCGTTCGGTCAGCCGATCGGCAAGTTCCAGGTCAACCGGCACTTCATCGCCGAGATGCAGACCAAGCTCGATGTTGCCCAGACCTACCTGGACCAGTGCGTGCTATCCGCCAATGACGGCACGCTCACCGACGAGGATGCCGCGGGGCTGAAATGGTGGACCTCGGAGATCCAGTGGGAGATCGTCGACCGATGCCTGCAGATGCACGGCGGTTACGGCTACATCAACGAGTACGAGGTGGCCCGGCTGTGGCGCGACTCGCGGGTGCAGCGGTTATACGCCGGCACCACCGAAATCATGAAGGACCTGATGGGCCGGGCAATGGGGTACTGA
- a CDS encoding acyl-CoA dehydrogenase family protein, translating to MIEEAVFRLFEELADKSDHVAIGPRLAELGWSDIEAEYPVESCELLFRAQGRTLAHTDCLDRVMLAELTALLDEPADGIVLPNLADGCTPGSAEDQVTGIVVGCPRGRMVVPVSGAMGTVSVGVVDADRLTSQRLNTFDASVCWSHVSGALDGELIEASTEWNRAISAAHRALATELVAVADRALRIAVDHISGRVQFGMPIGSFQSPRHALADAAATLEGARALLGETWRYGGRMSAQTAKAAAGRAHREVADAALQVCGAIGLTAEHELHRCVARGFQIDALCGSYQQLEALLADRLFETYSPGRALPAIIDLG from the coding sequence ATGATCGAGGAAGCGGTGTTTCGGCTCTTCGAGGAGCTGGCCGACAAATCAGACCACGTCGCCATCGGGCCGCGCCTGGCTGAGCTGGGCTGGTCGGACATCGAGGCCGAATACCCCGTTGAGTCGTGTGAACTGTTGTTTCGCGCCCAGGGCCGCACATTAGCCCACACCGACTGTCTGGATCGAGTCATGCTGGCCGAATTGACCGCGCTGCTCGACGAACCGGCTGACGGAATCGTGCTGCCCAACCTCGCCGATGGCTGTACTCCCGGCTCAGCCGAGGACCAGGTGACCGGCATCGTCGTGGGATGTCCACGGGGCCGCATGGTGGTGCCGGTATCGGGTGCTATGGGAACGGTATCGGTGGGCGTCGTCGACGCGGACCGGCTGACCTCTCAGCGACTGAACACTTTCGACGCCTCGGTGTGCTGGTCGCACGTGTCAGGTGCGCTCGACGGCGAGCTGATCGAGGCATCCACCGAATGGAACCGGGCAATCTCGGCGGCGCACCGTGCACTGGCCACCGAGTTGGTCGCGGTGGCCGACCGGGCGTTGCGGATCGCGGTGGACCACATCAGCGGCCGCGTCCAGTTCGGGATGCCGATCGGCTCGTTCCAGTCGCCGCGACACGCGCTGGCCGACGCTGCGGCCACCCTGGAGGGCGCCCGGGCGCTGCTGGGTGAGACCTGGCGCTACGGGGGGCGGATGTCGGCTCAGACCGCCAAGGCGGCCGCCGGACGGGCGCATCGGGAGGTGGCCGACGCCGCGCTTCAGGTGTGCGGCGCCATCGGGCTGACCGCCGAGCATGAACTGCACCGGTGCGTGGCCCGCGGGTTTCAGATCGATGCACTGTGTGGGTCCTACCAACAGCTCGAGGCGCTGCTGGCTGACCGGCTCTTCGAGACCTACTCCCCCGGTCGTGCGCTACCCGCCATCATCGACTTGGGCTAA
- a CDS encoding acyl-CoA dehydrogenase family protein has protein sequence MTERRRDYVGDVALYRQDFRRYLAGLDWADDWRKAFFSSTEDGLAHDARVMARLYDAGWNRFGWPEQAGGLGGNEIHRAVYYEELGHAMLPIPAQHWTLEVLGPVLLEFAPELAERHLPAYLRGSEWWAQGFSEPESGSDLASLRTRAVADGGAGFVINGTKIWTSQGPTATRLLVLARTGALESRHRGLTMFMVDVDSPGVTVRPIALASGRRELAEVFFDDVRVPRDRVIGDIDGGWAVTMHLMQFERGMYGYAVLNKVLTELGRLRADMATRGASAGARERFARVYIDVVAAQARTATTVRALARGDTVGPASSVDKLLFGKAEKAVNDLILDVQRQWMIAGSCDGQVSSSRDELDTARAEWWYSRAATIMGGTAEIQRGIIADHILGLPKEKR, from the coding sequence GTGACCGAACGCCGGCGTGACTACGTCGGGGATGTCGCGCTGTATCGGCAAGACTTCCGACGCTATCTAGCCGGTCTGGATTGGGCGGACGATTGGCGAAAGGCTTTTTTCAGCAGCACCGAAGACGGCCTGGCCCACGACGCCCGGGTGATGGCTCGACTCTATGACGCCGGCTGGAACCGGTTCGGCTGGCCCGAGCAGGCCGGCGGCCTGGGCGGCAACGAGATTCACCGGGCCGTCTACTACGAGGAACTCGGCCACGCGATGCTGCCCATCCCCGCACAGCACTGGACGCTGGAAGTGCTGGGCCCGGTGCTGCTGGAGTTCGCGCCGGAGCTGGCCGAACGGCACCTGCCGGCGTATCTGAGGGGTTCGGAGTGGTGGGCCCAGGGGTTCTCCGAACCGGAGTCGGGCAGCGACCTGGCGTCGTTGCGCACCCGGGCGGTCGCCGACGGTGGTGCCGGTTTTGTCATCAACGGCACCAAGATTTGGACCAGCCAGGGACCGACGGCCACCAGGCTGCTAGTGCTCGCCCGCACCGGCGCACTGGAGAGCCGCCACCGCGGCCTGACGATGTTCATGGTCGATGTGGACAGCCCCGGGGTCACCGTCCGCCCAATCGCGTTGGCGAGCGGCCGACGTGAGCTCGCAGAAGTCTTCTTCGACGATGTGCGGGTGCCCCGGGACCGAGTAATCGGCGACATCGACGGCGGCTGGGCCGTGACGATGCACTTGATGCAATTCGAACGCGGCATGTACGGCTACGCGGTGCTTAACAAGGTGCTGACCGAGCTGGGCAGGCTGCGCGCTGACATGGCCACCCGCGGCGCCTCGGCCGGCGCCCGCGAGCGCTTTGCCCGCGTGTACATCGACGTCGTGGCCGCACAGGCGCGCACCGCGACCACTGTCCGCGCGCTCGCGCGCGGCGACACCGTGGGGCCGGCCAGCAGCGTCGACAAGCTGCTGTTCGGCAAGGCAGAGAAGGCGGTCAACGACCTCATCCTCGATGTGCAGCGGCAATGGATGATCGCCGGTAGCTGCGACGGGCAGGTTTCGTCGAGCCGCGACGAACTCGACACCGCGCGGGCCGAATGGTGGTATTCGCGCGCGGCGACGATCATGGGCGGCACCGCCGAGATCCAGCGCGGCATCATCGCCGACCACATCCTGGGCCTGCCGAAGGAGAAGCGGTGA
- a CDS encoding aldehyde dehydrogenase family protein, translating into MSVSPVAAATVQFNPETRLYIDGRLRESSTGKTADNINPATEEVLGVCTDAGVDDMEEAIAAARRAFDVTDWSTDREFRQHCLRQLHNALQEEKEDMRAELVAEAGAPISSTYIAQLDWPLADAVRWPAEFITEFRWERMLDQDAKMGVPYNRMVVKEPMGVVGAITPWNFPFEIISNKMGQILATGNTMVLKPAIEAPWSALRWGRIIAEKTDIPAGVVNIVPASDNDIAQRLLTDPRIDMISFTGSTAVGRLIQRLSGDTMKRNLLELGGKSAYIVLDDADMSVALPGCMGALIHSGQGCALATRMLVPRHLYDQAVEVATATFAAVGCGDPADPANFCGPLISAKQRDRVMDYIAIGKQQGGRVTVGGGAPQGCERGYFVAPTIFADVTPDMKIFQEEIFGPVLTITPYDGGDDGAVELANNSMYGLAGTVMGSNERAMAVARRIRTGSVNVNSGLFYGADAPFGGYKMSGIGRQNGLEGFEQHLQTKVIAYPLA; encoded by the coding sequence ATGTCGGTTTCACCGGTCGCCGCCGCCACCGTCCAATTCAACCCGGAAACGCGTCTGTACATCGACGGTCGACTGCGCGAGTCGTCGACCGGCAAAACCGCCGACAACATCAACCCGGCCACCGAAGAAGTGCTCGGTGTGTGCACCGACGCCGGTGTCGACGACATGGAGGAGGCGATTGCCGCAGCGCGCCGGGCATTCGACGTCACCGACTGGTCGACCGATCGCGAGTTCCGTCAACACTGTCTTCGGCAACTGCATAACGCACTGCAGGAGGAGAAGGAGGACATGCGCGCCGAGCTGGTCGCGGAGGCCGGCGCGCCGATCAGCTCCACCTATATCGCGCAACTCGACTGGCCGCTGGCCGACGCGGTGCGCTGGCCCGCGGAGTTCATCACCGAATTCCGATGGGAGCGGATGCTTGATCAGGACGCCAAGATGGGCGTGCCCTACAACCGTATGGTGGTCAAGGAACCGATGGGTGTGGTCGGGGCCATCACCCCGTGGAACTTCCCGTTCGAAATCATCAGCAACAAAATGGGTCAGATCCTGGCGACCGGGAACACGATGGTCCTCAAGCCAGCGATCGAAGCGCCGTGGAGCGCGCTGCGCTGGGGGCGAATCATCGCCGAGAAGACCGACATTCCCGCGGGCGTGGTGAACATCGTGCCCGCCTCCGACAACGACATCGCCCAGCGGCTGCTCACCGACCCCCGCATCGACATGATCTCCTTCACCGGATCTACGGCCGTAGGCCGGCTGATCCAGCGGCTGTCGGGCGACACCATGAAACGTAATCTGCTCGAGCTGGGCGGAAAGTCAGCCTACATCGTGCTCGATGATGCCGACATGTCGGTCGCGCTGCCCGGCTGCATGGGCGCCTTGATCCACTCTGGGCAGGGTTGTGCGCTGGCCACCCGCATGTTGGTGCCCCGCCATCTCTACGACCAGGCCGTCGAGGTAGCGACCGCGACATTCGCCGCAGTCGGCTGCGGGGATCCGGCCGATCCGGCTAACTTCTGTGGTCCGCTGATATCGGCCAAGCAGCGCGACCGGGTGATGGACTACATCGCGATCGGCAAGCAGCAGGGCGGGCGGGTCACGGTCGGTGGCGGCGCGCCGCAGGGCTGCGAACGCGGGTATTTCGTCGCACCAACGATTTTCGCTGACGTTACGCCGGACATGAAGATCTTCCAAGAGGAAATCTTTGGCCCGGTACTCACGATCACTCCCTATGACGGCGGCGACGACGGCGCGGTAGAGCTGGCCAACAATTCGATGTATGGGCTGGCCGGGACGGTGATGGGCTCCAACGAGCGCGCGATGGCCGTTGCCCGCCGTATCCGAACCGGCTCGGTAAACGTCAATAGCGGCTTGTTCTACGGCGCCGATGCGCCGTTCGGCGGCTACAAGATGAGCGGTATCGGCCGGCAGAACGGCCTGGAGGGCTTCGAACAGCATCTGCAAACCAAGGTCATCGCCTATCCGTTGGCCTGA